Sequence from the Priestia megaterium genome:
CATATAAATATTTCCAATTATGATAAAAGCAGGTGATTAAATGGAACGAAAAAAATTTATTGACCACATTGATAAGTTAATAGAACAATCTGATGCGTGGAGAAAAGACGCAGAGAAAAGAGAAGATTGGAATAGTGCATGTTTTTATCAGGGTGAAGTGAAGGCTTATGAACGAGTAAAGAGGGTAATTCAAAGAGAGTTTGATCAACCGTTACATGTATAAATTAAAATAACACTAATCTAGGTTTGTAATAACTTGTAAAAATGCCGTCATTACTTCATTAATCCTTATCCGAGGGATGGAGTTTTGGCGGTATTTTTACGTGTGACCACCTTTTTCCTGTATTAATATCTGTTATTGTTCCCCTAGATACTCCGTACATTTCTGCAATCTGCTTATGAAGGTAGTTGCCTTCTTGTAGTAATATTTTTATCTCAGTAACTTTTTTCTCATTCAGCTTAGTCGATATACTTCTGTGGTCAATAACCCTAAGTTCTGGTGGTGCTTCTACGTGTGACCATCTTACACCACGTTTAATTTGTGAGATGCTTGACTCAGTCACACCAAACATATCTCCAATTTCTCGGTGACTATAAATTCCAAGCTTAAGCATTCCTTTTATCTCGATAACCTTTTCTTCATCAAGTTTAAGTGGAGTACCCTTCTTGCCAGATGAGCGAAGTTCTTGCATTGTCTCTTCATCTAATTCTTTTTTTAGATACTCTGTTACAGTGCCTCTATGTAGCCCTAAAATTTCAGCTATTTCTTTATTTAAGTGTCCTTTATATTTAAGCTCAAATACTTTTTTAATTAGCTCTTGTTTTTTTGGATTATAGACAGAAGAAGTAATTTTGGTATAAGTCGTTTTACTTATCCCAAACATATTGATTATCTCTGCTTTTGGAGTTCCCCTCATAAACTCTTCTCTAACAAGATTGTGAAGGTTTCATCGTTCTGCTTCTTTCTTTTCCAACTCCTTTTTTAATACATTCGAAACTATCTTTGAATCACACTGAAGCATTTTGGCTATGTTAATTACTCTATGTCCCTTTTCCCATAGTTCGAAAATTTTCTTCTCCCTTTTTTCACGCTCCATATCACGCTTATTCATTAGCTCGTCATTTAACTCTGGAAGCACCCATTCCCAATTGGTACACCTTGCAATCTTATTTATTGTTGTGATATCAACCTTGAATATTGTAACTAATTCCTGTGGAACTATGTTTAGTATTAGAGCCATTTTAATCTCTCTCACATCATTAATTGTTAATTTATCACTTGATCCTCTATTTATTAGTCTCATAAATTCAACCATCTCTGGTGACTGCTTCCTTCCAAACATTGGATTACCTGCACCTGTGATTGCCTCTATTCTCTCTTTAGAATATGTTTTCCCTGCATTTCCACCACTCTCTAGATTAAATCCCTTGTCTCTAACCATTGAACCAAATTCTTTGATCCAATATACCTCTCTATCATTCAGATCGCATTGCAGACACTCTTCAATAAGTTCAAATTCAACGTTTTCTATCCCATATTTATTAACATGGTTCTGAAGATATTTATTTTCATGCTTGTTCTGTCTTAGCAATCTTTTATGCGTTCTCAATCTACCCTTAACATCGTTGCTTTGACCAACGTAAACTCTTCCTGTAATCTTACATCTAATTTCATAAATTCCTATTATTATCATTTCTCTTGCTCTCCTCTTGATAAAATAACGGTTTTATTAGGTATTATATATTATAATATCTTCTTCTTAATTGAGGAGGATTTTTTATTTAGTGAATCTTTTACACTATAAAAAGTAAGAAAGTAACATTTTGTATTTCTTTTGTAGTATATTAGATTTTAAAAAGGAGTTTTCTGGGTGAGTAAGAAAATATTAAGTGCAATTTCAATAATTATAATGAGTAGTAGTCTGCTAATTTCATGTAGTAATGGCAATAATGCTGGACAAATTAGCTCTGCAAGAGAAGAACAAAAAGATAAGGGAATTTTGCTAAAGAAAGAGATTAATCAAGCCAAGCAATACATTAGGGAGAAGGAATATTCTAAGGTTAATGATTTAAGCACCAAGGTATACAATCAGAACGGAAAGGTAAATAAAGATCAATACGAAGAATTTAAGGTGTTAGATAGTATTGCCAGTGTGTTTGGTTCAAATTTAACTTATGTTAAATCATCAAATATCAGTAATATCCCAGTAAATTATAAAGGCGAGTTCAAAGCTCAATTAAATCAAGAAAGAAAAGCGTTAAAGGAATCTCTAATTAATGACCTTGCAAAAAAAGACTTTAAAACTAATAACTATACTTATACCAAGGCTTACCAACCAGAATATTATTTGTCGTTATACTTTACAAGTATGAAAAATTACAATATGGAAGAGTACACTTATGCCTACGACATCATTAAAAAGATACCTAATAGTTATAAAGGTAAATATGCAGAAGACATAGAAATTGCTAAGACTCAAATTAAAAGAAAGTCAGATGGAGTGACAGACGAGTGGGATGTTCAGGAAAAACAAGAAAAAATTCAAAATACTGATCCTCAAATTGGAATGACAAAGGAAGAAGTAATAAATGATACTCGATGGGGTAAGCCGAATGATGTTAATCGTACCATTACAAAACACGGAGTAGAGGAACAATGGGTTTACAACGTTTATGGGTATCTTTATTTTGAAGATGATAAGGTAACTGTAATTCAAGATTGAGAAAATGCGTTGTATCCTAGGAAAAAAGGGAGTTATTTGATTGAATAATAAAATATTGAGATTAATTCCAACAATTATAATATGTAGTAGCTTGTTGGTTTCGTGTAGTAACGGTGATAAGTAAGTTAGTGGTACAAATGAGAAGGTTTCAATACAAAAAGAAATTAATCAAGCTGAAAAATATATAAGCAACAAAGAATATTCTAAAGTTGAAGATCTTAAAAGTCAGATATACGAAAAAGATGGAAAGATAGATTCTAAAGATCAACAGAAATTTGATGGGCTATATAGTATATCGAAGTTGTTGTCAGAAGATGAGGTGTTCTCCAAAACATCTAACCTATCTCATCTTCCTACCGATTACGATGGGGAATTTTCGAAAGAAGTGAAGGAAAGTAGAGAACAACTGAAACAATCATTATTTAAGGATATTCAAAATAAAGACTTTATAACAAATGACTATAATTATCCAAAAGAATATCAACCTGAATATTACTTATCTTTATATGTGGGTGCGATGAGTAATTTTGAAGATGAAGATTACAAACATGCTTACAATAACATTAAAAAAATCCCAAATGATTATAATGGGCAATTTGCAGAAGAAATTAGTTTAGCAAGAAAGAAGTTAAAAGATCGATATGAGGTTGATAAAGAAGAAACAGAAAAAAGTAACGAAATACTGGCAGATGCTCAAAAGCAATACGATCTTCAACATACAAAACCTCAAATAGGTATGACTCAAGAAGAAGTTATTAACAAAACTGGATGGGGTAAGCCTGACGATATTAACCGTACAACAACAAAATATGGCGTCGAAGAACAATGGGTTTATAATATCTATGGTTATGTTTACTTTGAAGATGGGAAGGTTACCGCAATTCAAGAATGAAAGATATTGTTATAAAATAACAATTATAAAATGGAAAAATTATAAGACACTGCATATTCAGTGTCTTTGATTTTCCATTAGGTGAGGTGCTTATCGAATATGAATTATAGGCTGTTTAGCAAGTTGTTGGCTAGGCATTAGTTCTAGGGCGTATGCTGCATTTTTTAATTCTGTACTGTGAGGCAAATCATAAGGATCTATAGACTCAAAATATTGAATTTGTTCATCTGTCAAAAGATTAAGTGGAATGCACACATCCACAACGGCTCTAATAATAGTTATACCTAGCTTCTTTGCTAAATATGGTCTATGATTACCTCCATTACTAACGCAGAAATCACCGTTTGGAAATAATGTTAGATTAATATCCATATGAGAGGAACTAGTTGTTACATATCCATGATTCTCGATCGATTTAAGAAGACGATTTAACTTTTCTACAGACAAAACATTATCATGAGTCAATCCTTTTATTCTTGAAACTGGCACCAACATTGAGCCAACATGATGAATTAAGTAGTTTCTACCATAAATTTCTGTATAGTCATCATAAAATCTCCAGCCTGTGTATTCAATTTTCATAAGAACCTACTTCACGCTTGCCGATGCCTTTCTTGTAATTTTTCATACGTGAAGAAGCAGACGATAATTTTGACACAATATAACCTTGTGGATCAGCACGCAAGTTACTATTCACAAGGTTCTCAATTTTATCATTTGCGAACATGTTAGCAACTCTTGCTAAATGATCAATTGTATCCATAAGTTCTGGATAGTCATGATAATTAGAAATAGCAGTAGAGTGAATTTCTTGTAAATCATCACGAATCTTTTTTAAGGTTTCAATATCAAATCTGCTCATCAATATCATCTCCCGTTGTCTTAAATACAATAAATGATATTAAGTTCATTGTGAAATTAGAACATAGTATCTACTTTTAATAATGTCTAGAAAGGTTGGTTGTATAATAATCGATGAACTTTATCAGAAAATATTAGATGGAGAACTCAGTGATGAAGAAATATTACGTATTACTGAAGGAGATGATGAACCTTTAGCTAGTAATTAACGAGTAATGTTGGTTGAGTATTTAATGAGTTTACAAGGTTTAACCAAGAATGAAGCTTATCAAGTTACTTTTGAATATATCAATTATTAGTTTACATTCTATCAAAAGTGTATGTGAATTATATGTAAATTAAATGTTGTAATAAAAAGCATCCTTATACGTAGCGATGCTTTTCAAAGTGTATTTGTATTTCCACTTCCTAAAGTAGGCGTCTGAGTAGGTGTTGAACTAGGTGACTGTTGAGAAGAAGTGTTTTGAGAGCCTGTTACTGAACTTGAACTAGGACTTGCATTTGATCCCGAACCTGTTTGTGAATTGGATTCTGTACTTGTAACGGGACATACTTGATTTACATTTCCAAAAATAAAAGTTCCTCCAGAAATGTAACCAATCGTAAGTGAATTGATTTTAGCTACCATACGTTCTCATCCTTTCATCGATGAAGAAAATAGAATATACACTAACATATGTTTAGCTTGTCAATTATGTATAGACGGGCTAGAGAAATAGGCGTGGTTATTATTGTTATAACTTCATAAATTGAATTCGGATTTACCTATGTGGGAAAGAATCTTGAAAATTGATTAATATTTAAAAAAGTGAGAATAACTAGCCTTTTGTAGAATAAAATAGTCTACACAAAAGGTGGGAATATTAATGGGGAAAAGTAAAAACTGGATGGATGCTTATGTTTCTAAAGTTTCAGGAAAACATTTCGAATTGTTATCGGTTCGAAGTGTCATTGATTCTTTTATTGACATGTTAAATGTAAAATTAAATGAAAACCAACAACCTGAAGTTGAATTTATTAAAGAGGAAAATAAAATTTCATTTCCAGATTGTTCAGTTCTTTTAAAAGTTCAAGGCTCTATATTGAGTTTGAGTAAAGTTTTAAAATCTAACAATCAAGTTGCTGGTGGAATTAAAATTTTCGATACAGGTTTAGCTTATCAGCTAAAAACTGGTTCAAAGTTGATTGAAGAGGTTGAAACTATACCTGAAGCATTAGATAGGGCACTAAGTTATTTACTTGTAGAGCTGAGGTGAAAGTTAATATTTTTATAAGTTTAAGTCACTCATTTAGAGTGGCTTTTTATTTTGTAGAAGTTAATATGCTGAAACATAAAATCATTATTAAGAATGGAGCTAATATTAATGAATCAAGTACTCTTCGAACAGTTGTTAGAGGGAAATATTGAATATGAAGATGTTCCAGAAGATACGGACATAGAGTTAACTGATGAGCAAAGGCATGAAATGAGATTATGGTTAGTTGGAGTTTATGGTTTTTCGTATGGAGCAGCTAAAAGTTATATTGATTAATGATAGCTGAAAATATTCTTTTAGTAATATATAGAGAAGGATTATTACACTTTTTGTAGAAATTATTAGGTAGAAAGTCGGTGGTTAGAGAATGAAAATTCAATTTGATTTTAAAGTACTAAATGTTGTAGAGGAAAATGGCGTAAAGTCCTACATTGTGCAATGCTCAAGTGAGAATTTCCGACGTGTTATTAAAGCTCAATATGACGGAAGTGTATATATACCAGATTACCATCAACAATTATGGGAAATACAATCTCATGAAAGAACAGTTCTTGATATTGGACTAGCAAGCTTTATAATAAAAAATGAGAAACGCACAGTATAGGTAAATTCACATTCGAGCATAATATTAATGGTCAGTACTTCTTTTGCTGACGAATCGTTTTCTCCTTTAACATGTTAAGTGTATAAAAAGCACTCATAGCTTGGGTGTTTTTTATTTTGTGCAAATAATAAAAAGTTGTTGAAAATGATGATTCACAATAAAAGAAAAGCTCTCATACCTTAATGAAGGATTTTTTTTACATGCTGGAACAAAGTAGGTGATTAAATGTTCTATTCTAATTTTTATACTCCTTTTAACTATGCTTTCTATCCTTATTTCATGCCTTCCTTTGGACGTCCTACTGGATATGTACTGAATTCTAGTGGTGAAGTTGAAAGTTGGTGGGGGAATTATCCATTGGGGTATCCTGCTAAAGCTCCAAAATTTTTGGGTGGGGGACAGACGCCTATTTCAGGACCTGCCATACCTTTTAGTTTCAGGGGTTACTATTGAACTGATTACAAGGGTTACTGCCTCAAAAGGTAAGAAAGATATATACAAAATTAAAGCAGTATTTAAAGTGCCTGGAAGAGATGATATTTAGTTCCGTAAAGAAAGTCGATCATAAGGTCGGCTTTTTATTTTAGGGAGTTAACAAGTTTAATTTGGTTAAAACAGGGAAAATCATAGGTAACTAAAAGGAGATGGAGTTATGAATTATGAACAGAAGGATTATTATATTAGTGCAAAAGAAAATGAGTATTATAAGGTATTAAATGTAGTAGATCATATGTTAGAAGAAGCAAAAAGTAATGACAGATACCCTGTATGGGGTGAAAAGCTAGGAAATGAATTGAAAGAAAGTGCTGGAAATAATCTTACTCCATGGCATTTTAATATGATAATATCCGCACTTTTAGATTATGTACCTGAAGAAGTAAAGAATAAATCTAATGCTAAGTCACTCTGATGAGTGGCTTTTTATTATGTCTATAGTATGTAAATTGAAATATGTGCTAAATAATAAAGAGTAAAAAAGGTGGCTGAACAACATGCCTAAAAAGTCACCTAAGATATGTAACACAGAGGAATGTCGTCAATTAGCTTATGATACATATTGTGACAAGTGCAGGAAAATACTCATAAAGAGTACAAGGGACAGAGAGTAGAGAAGAAAGAGCAAGCCTTTTATTCTAGTAGCTCATGGATTAAATTACGCAATAGGAAGAAGAGGTTAAATCCTTTATGTGAAGTCTGTCTTGAAGAAGGCAGGCTTACTCTTGTTATCACCTTATAGAAATGAAAGAGGATTAGAGTAAACGTTTATTTATTGGTAACTTATAAAGTGTTTGTAAAGAACATCATCATAAGATTCACTTTGGAGTAGATGGTAAGAAGTAAACGAAGATTAAGAAGGTAAGAGAACCTATGAGAGAATGCTCATCTACAGAAGAGAAAGGAAAAGAATTATTAAAAGTTATAGAAAGTATGATGGTGGATTACATTAGTTATAGAGAAGAAGATGCAGAGAATGGGGATGATTCCAAAAGAAAATTATCGAAAAACAAAGAAGAAAAACAATTGAAATTATAACAAAAATAACCTTTTTCGTGGTATCATTTACTTATCAAGGGGGCTGTTTGTTGTGAATGAACAATTGAAACCTGAGGAAATTAGCATAGAAATTAAACTTGAGCTTCTAAAGATATGTAATAACGTAATGAACAATAGTTGCAGCCCTAAAGAATTAATCATTGACTTAGAAAAATTAATTAGTCAAATTAGTTTATCAGTTTAATGTAACACTCTATACAGAGAAAAGTTAAGGGGAGAATGTTGTGAAAAAGTTGTTAGTTGGTAGTGTTTTGTTGTCCTTGAGTTTGACTATGGGAGCATGTGACCAAGTGGAAGAGAAGAACGTTGAAACTTCTAAGAAAGAAACTATTACTAAGTCAGAAGAAAAGAAAAGTACTGAGAAACAACCTAATAAGAAATTAGAAGCCCAACAGATTCAAAATGAGAAAAAGGACTTACGAGCGCAAGCTAGAGAAGTAGAGCTAGAAGAAAGAGAAGCTAAAGAGTTAGCCGAACGCAAACGTCAAGCGGAAATAGCTGAGCAACAAAGACAACAAAAGATTGCCGAACAACAACGTATCGCAGCACAACAAGCAGAAGAACAAAAGAAACAAAAAGCTCAAGTAGCACAGAGTCAACAGCAACAAACAAATGATGAAGAAATATCTCATACTGACCAATATGAAGAACCTGAAGTAAATGAAGATATTTCTGCTCCAGATCAATACGAAGAAGAGATTCGTCAACAACAAGAAGAAAATTTTACGGATGAAACAAAGCAACAAATTAATCAAGAGATGGAAGAAAATGATGGATATAGTTCGACTTTATGGCGATGTGATCAAGTGTTATATGGAGTGCAAGAAGGGTACATTTCAAAAGAAGAAGCAGGAGATTGTTTGAAATAATTTAGTTATAATTAGAAGAATAATTCTTGGAATATTTTTCTTGATTCTATTGATAAAAAAACTATCTAAGTGGTACAATATACGTACAAATATATCATGGAACGTTGTTTTGACAGGGTTTATTGACATTAAGTAAGGTGATTTTTTGAATGATAAAAAACAAGTAGGTCAGCTGATTCAAGATCTGCGAAAGATTGCGGAAATGACAACTGTCGAGTTATCAGAAGGAATTTGTACAGAAGAAGAGCTACATCGATTTGAACAAGGTGAAATTCATGCAAGCAGTGAAGTTCTCTATCATTTATCGAAACGCTTAGGAGTTCCGATGAATTATTTTTTTGAAGCAGGAGAGCTAACGCCCAACGATTATTCAAAAGAAATTAAATCGACCATTAGGCATTATATACGAAAACGCGATTATGAAACCGTGTTACATATGGTGAACAAAGAAAAAGATAATCCTATGTTTCAAGATCCTTTTCACGCACAATTTTTCCTATGGCACGAAGCCATATGTGATTATTATATTGGAAATAAATTTGAACAAGCGCTTCGTAAATTGGAAAAAGCAATTGCGTTCACGCGTACGAGCGAACAGTTTTATTCAGAAAAAGAGATTGCTATTTTAAATAGTATCGCCATTATTTACGAAGAAGAAGGTCATTTAAAAAAAGCGTTCAGTACGTTTATGGAAGGATTGCAGCATATTGCTTTGCTTCCTAAGTTAAAAGATCCTCT
This genomic interval carries:
- a CDS encoding GIY-YIG nuclease family protein, whose amino-acid sequence is MIIIGIYEIRCKITGRVYVGQSNDVKGRLRTHKRLLRQNKHENKYLQNHVNKYGIENVEFELIEECLQCDLNDREVYWIKEFGSMVRDKGFNLESGGNAGKTYSKERIEAITGAGNPMFGRKQSPEMVEFMRLINRGSSDKLTINDVREIKMALILNIVPQELVTIFKVDITTINKIARCTNWEWVLPELNDELMNKRDMEREKREKKIFELWEKGHRVINIAKMLQCDSKIVSNVLKKELEKKEAER
- a CDS encoding DUF2845 domain-containing protein, yielding MSEDEVFSKTSNLSHLPTDYDGEFSKEVKESREQLKQSLFKDIQNKDFITNDYNYPKEYQPEYYLSLYVGAMSNFEDEDYKHAYNNIKKIPNDYNGQFAEEISLARKKLKDRYEVDKEETEKSNEILADAQKQYDLQHTKPQIGMTQEEVINKTGWGKPDDINRTTTKYGVEEQWVYNIYGYVYFEDGKVTAIQE
- a CDS encoding helix-turn-helix domain-containing protein, translating into MNDKKQVGQLIQDLRKIAEMTTVELSEGICTEEELHRFEQGEIHASSEVLYHLSKRLGVPMNYFFEAGELTPNDYSKEIKSTIRHYIRKRDYETVLHMVNKEKDNPMFQDPFHAQFFLWHEAICDYYIGNKFEQALRKLEKAIAFTRTSEQFYSEKEIAILNSIAIIYEEEGHLKKAFSTFMEGLQHIALLPKLKDPLVKIRILYGLSRALLQMERYEKSVKYAQAGLELCIQHETLYLLGELHYQIGEALCQLGELKEGIAYLEKAVTVFEIEQNEAFVTIIQEEMSKYHEIKKKS